A section of the Bryobacteraceae bacterium genome encodes:
- a CDS encoding DNA mismatch repair protein, producing the protein MGRIHVLPDQVANKIAAGEVVERPASVVKELLENSLDAGADDIRVEAEGGGRRLIRVADNGCGMLRDDALLALERHATSKISRVEELECIATLGFRGEALPSIASVSRMVIETRAAEEPCGARVEVAGGRILSVSDCVRPAGTTITVRDLFFNVPARRKFLRTEQTELAHIASLVTHYSLAHPARSFELVHDGRQLLAAAPVSTAAERVFQVFGAETLEELIELEPREAAEGRFQLSGFISRPQVQKTNRNSIFLFVNRRLIRDRLLLHAISAAYANLMPPSAFPFALLFLDCDPGEVDVNVHPSKTEVRFRAASWVHDFVRDALREALVESRPAPAAPLPTLPAPEGSQPAARLPYSEFTQALEDFRLTGIQPETPRSVLPELSLSAPPAPQPRLDLQPLAQTAPAETSSTRDIQSGSQPVASPYAEPARELPAEERSRLRVPDTHAALPQGLVLDPPSSMAALENVRILGQLHDSFIIAAGPDGLWIIDQHVAHERILFEKFLDRLTRGRSEQQRLLLPLILTLTPAQEADYQRIAGELARAGFETEPFGHRTIAVKAAPADLPPQSVEQVVFEILEIAEAEMRRATVEDFRAALAASLACRAAIKINTRLEPEKMEWLVRELARTRYPMSCPHGRPVALRYSNRDILRSFHRI; encoded by the coding sequence ATGGGCCGAATCCACGTCCTCCCTGACCAGGTCGCCAACAAGATCGCCGCCGGCGAAGTCGTCGAGCGGCCGGCGTCTGTCGTCAAGGAGCTGCTGGAAAACTCGCTCGACGCGGGGGCCGACGACATCCGCGTCGAGGCCGAAGGTGGCGGCCGCCGGCTGATCCGCGTCGCCGACAACGGCTGCGGCATGCTGCGCGACGACGCGCTGCTCGCGCTGGAACGTCACGCGACCTCGAAAATTTCGCGCGTCGAAGAGCTGGAATGCATTGCAACGCTCGGATTCCGCGGCGAAGCGCTGCCTTCGATCGCCAGCGTCTCGCGGATGGTGATCGAAACGCGCGCCGCCGAAGAGCCCTGCGGCGCGCGCGTTGAGGTGGCCGGCGGGCGCATTCTGTCCGTGAGCGACTGCGTGCGCCCGGCCGGAACCACGATCACCGTTCGCGACCTGTTCTTCAACGTCCCGGCGCGGCGAAAGTTCCTGCGCACCGAGCAGACCGAGCTGGCCCACATCGCCTCGCTCGTCACGCATTATTCGCTGGCGCACCCGGCGCGGAGTTTCGAACTGGTCCACGATGGAAGGCAACTGCTGGCGGCCGCACCAGTGTCCACCGCCGCCGAGCGCGTCTTCCAGGTCTTCGGCGCGGAGACGCTCGAAGAACTGATCGAGCTGGAGCCGCGCGAGGCCGCCGAAGGCCGCTTCCAGCTTTCCGGCTTCATCTCCCGGCCCCAGGTGCAGAAGACGAACCGCAACTCGATCTTCCTCTTCGTCAACCGCCGCCTGATCCGCGACCGCCTCCTGCTGCACGCCATCTCGGCCGCTTACGCGAACCTGATGCCGCCCTCGGCGTTCCCCTTCGCACTACTGTTTCTCGACTGCGATCCCGGCGAGGTGGACGTCAACGTCCACCCCTCGAAGACCGAGGTGCGATTCCGCGCCGCGAGCTGGGTGCACGATTTCGTCCGCGACGCGCTCCGCGAGGCGCTGGTCGAGTCGCGGCCTGCGCCTGCCGCACCGCTGCCGACGCTCCCGGCGCCCGAGGGTTCCCAGCCGGCGGCGCGGCTGCCCTATTCCGAATTCACACAGGCGCTTGAGGATTTCCGCCTCACTGGCATCCAGCCGGAGACGCCCCGCTCCGTTCTCCCGGAGCTGTCCCTGTCGGCGCCGCCCGCTCCACAGCCGCGGCTGGATCTGCAACCTCTGGCACAGACGGCCCCTGCGGAAACTTCATCCACCCGGGACATCCAGAGCGGGTCTCAGCCCGTCGCTTCGCCTTATGCTGAACCCGCGCGCGAACTCCCGGCGGAAGAGCGCAGTCGGCTGAGGGTGCCGGACACGCACGCCGCCCTTCCGCAGGGGCTCGTGCTCGATCCGCCCTCTTCGATGGCGGCGCTCGAAAACGTGCGGATCCTCGGCCAGCTTCACGACAGCTTCATCATCGCCGCCGGACCGGACGGGCTGTGGATCATTGACCAGCACGTGGCGCACGAGCGCATCCTGTTTGAGAAGTTCCTCGACCGGCTAACGCGCGGCCGCAGCGAGCAGCAGCGGCTGCTGCTGCCGTTGATCCTGACGCTGACGCCGGCGCAGGAGGCTGATTATCAGCGCATCGCTGGTGAACTGGCGCGCGCCGGCTTCGAGACTGAGCCCTTTGGCCACCGCACCATCGCCGTAAAGGCCGCTCCCGCGGATCTGCCGCCGCAGAGCGTCGAGCAGGTCGTCTTCGAGATTCTTGAGATTGCTGAGGCCGAGATGCGGCGTGCGACGGTGGAAGACTTCCGCGCCGCCCTGGCGGCCTCGCTCGCCTGCCGCGCGGCCATCAAGATCAACACCCGGCTCGAGCCGGAAAAGATGGAATGGCTCGTGCGCGAACTGGCCCGCACCCGCTATCCGATGAGCTGTCCTCACGGCCGCCCGGTGGCGCTTCGTTATTCCAATCGCGACATTCTGCGCAGCTTCCACCGGATCTGA
- a CDS encoding ceramide glucosyltransferase, with protein MISWLLLAVAAVALLYQSAALTAAAGHWLKSRLFPATPPASLPPVSILKPVYGLDPQLPEAVASHLVLDYPDYELLLGFQRPDDPAIPVLQELLERHPGVRARIEVVETRAKNGKTGVIDRLSRLARHDVLVVNDADITVPQDYLRRLVASLEQPGVGVVTCLYRARAGSLAGCLEAVGIATDFMPSALVAPLVGVREFGFGSTLCFRRADLEAIGGFRAFDDYIADDYQLASRIVALGRRAVFADIPVLTYLADPGWLAVWRHQLRWARTIRFSRPGGFAGMPVTHAGLWAVLNLAAGNVGAAAALWLARSVMGAFAGFAVLGHWPALAAAPLIPLWDLFAFAIWAAAWCGNTAWWRGHRIRIGAKGKIIEKREPEAPGA; from the coding sequence TTGATCTCCTGGCTCCTTCTGGCGGTTGCCGCAGTTGCGCTCCTGTATCAGTCCGCAGCCTTGACGGCCGCTGCCGGCCACTGGCTGAAATCCCGGCTCTTTCCCGCTACACCCCCTGCCTCCCTTCCCCCGGTTTCGATTCTCAAGCCCGTCTATGGGCTCGATCCACAACTGCCAGAGGCGGTGGCCTCCCACCTTGTGCTCGATTATCCGGATTACGAACTGCTGCTGGGATTCCAGCGGCCTGACGATCCGGCCATTCCTGTGCTACAGGAGCTGCTGGAACGCCACCCCGGCGTGCGCGCCCGCATTGAGGTCGTCGAAACCCGCGCGAAGAACGGCAAAACGGGCGTCATCGACAGATTGAGCCGGCTCGCCCGCCATGACGTGCTGGTGGTGAATGATGCCGATATCACAGTGCCGCAGGACTATCTGCGGCGCCTGGTGGCCTCGCTCGAACAGCCGGGCGTAGGCGTGGTGACCTGCCTGTACCGTGCGCGCGCCGGCTCGCTGGCGGGCTGTCTTGAGGCGGTCGGCATCGCCACCGATTTCATGCCTTCGGCCCTTGTCGCTCCGCTCGTCGGTGTGCGCGAGTTCGGCTTCGGCTCGACGCTCTGCTTCCGCCGCGCGGATCTGGAAGCGATCGGCGGTTTTCGGGCTTTTGACGACTACATCGCCGACGATTATCAACTGGCTTCGCGCATCGTGGCCCTGGGACGGCGCGCTGTTTTCGCCGACATTCCCGTGCTGACCTACCTGGCCGATCCGGGGTGGCTCGCCGTATGGCGGCATCAGTTGCGGTGGGCGCGAACCATCCGCTTCTCCCGGCCCGGGGGGTTTGCCGGCATGCCGGTGACGCATGCCGGGCTGTGGGCGGTGCTGAATCTCGCCGCGGGCAACGTCGGCGCGGCAGCGGCGTTATGGCTGGCGCGCTCAGTAATGGGCGCTTTCGCCGGTTTTGCGGTGCTTGGCCACTGGCCCGCCCTGGCCGCCGCGCCGCTGATCCCCCTGTGGGATCTGTTCGCTTTCGCCATCTGGGCGGCCGCCTGGTGCGGCAACACGGCCTGGTGGCGCGGCCACAGGATTCGCATCGGCGCAAAGGGGAAAATCATCGAAAAGCGGGAACCGGAAGCGCCCGGCGCCTGA
- a CDS encoding RND transporter → MSKEVKSKRLGQKNGKGRIAGSVLLLLVLAGGGWAAYRYTAAKPVEVPTVAVRRGDFELTVRARGEIRAVRSTVLMAPQVPNPRIVYLAESGKPIKKGDIVVQFDTAQYENFYLNFVTNARTVDSEIVQTKASHKITDEADAMNLMTSEYDVQRSELEASKAEILSEIEGAKTRIDVGLSKGALQQVKATVKSHDVTQRAELERLESRKNKTLRDMQRVKSYLEKMIIRAPTDGILNVLPNFRAQGNWGSTPPPFKEGDTAWTGAAIAEIPDLSEMRIELKFEEVDRGKIQLGQTVKVRVDAVQDREFDATLDWISPIASLTFRGFGTANEKQFPARATLKQTDPRLRPGMSATGIVLIERQPEVLLIPAKASFLQGGKPHVWVQKGAGAWEARPIEVGKRNDSDIVVLKGLREGERIALENPAEVAKRARKL, encoded by the coding sequence ATGTCGAAGGAAGTCAAGTCGAAACGGCTCGGTCAGAAAAACGGCAAAGGCCGCATTGCTGGTTCGGTGTTGCTGCTGCTCGTTCTGGCCGGCGGCGGCTGGGCCGCCTACCGCTATACGGCCGCCAAGCCCGTGGAGGTGCCCACGGTGGCGGTGCGCCGCGGCGACTTTGAGCTGACCGTGCGCGCCCGCGGCGAAATCCGCGCCGTCCGCTCCACCGTGCTGATGGCGCCGCAGGTGCCGAACCCCAGAATCGTCTACCTGGCCGAGTCGGGCAAGCCGATCAAGAAGGGCGACATCGTCGTCCAGTTTGACACCGCCCAGTATGAGAACTTTTATCTGAACTTCGTCACCAACGCCCGCACCGTCGACAGCGAAATCGTCCAGACGAAGGCCAGCCACAAGATCACCGACGAAGCCGATGCGATGAACCTGATGACGAGCGAGTACGACGTCCAGCGCTCGGAACTGGAGGCGTCCAAGGCGGAGATCCTGTCCGAGATCGAAGGCGCCAAGACGCGCATCGACGTGGGGCTGTCCAAGGGCGCCCTTCAGCAGGTGAAGGCGACGGTGAAGAGCCACGACGTCACGCAGCGGGCAGAACTCGAACGGCTCGAATCGCGGAAAAACAAGACGCTGCGCGATATGCAGCGCGTCAAGAGCTACCTCGAGAAGATGATCATCCGCGCCCCCACTGATGGCATTCTGAACGTACTGCCCAACTTCCGCGCTCAGGGCAACTGGGGCTCCACGCCGCCCCCGTTCAAAGAAGGTGACACGGCCTGGACCGGCGCCGCCATCGCCGAGATTCCCGATCTGAGCGAGATGCGCATCGAGCTCAAGTTTGAGGAAGTGGACCGTGGCAAGATCCAGCTTGGCCAGACGGTGAAGGTGCGCGTCGACGCCGTCCAGGACCGTGAATTCGATGCCACGCTCGACTGGATCAGCCCGATCGCATCGCTCACTTTCCGCGGCTTCGGCACCGCCAACGAGAAACAGTTCCCGGCGCGCGCGACGCTGAAGCAGACCGATCCGCGGCTTCGGCCCGGCATGAGCGCCACTGGCATCGTGCTGATCGAACGCCAGCCTGAAGTGCTGCTGATCCCGGCCAAGGCAAGCTTCCTCCAGGGCGGCAAGCCTCACGTCTGGGTGCAGAAGGGAGCGGGCGCGTGGGAGGCCCGGCCCATTGAGGTCGGCAAGCGCAACGACAGCGACATTGTGGTACTGAAGGGGCTTCGCGAAGGCGAGCGCATCGCGCTCGAGAATCCGGCCGAAGTCGCCAAGCGGGCCAGAAAACTATGA
- a CDS encoding aspartate aminotransferase family protein produces the protein MKNMEVALAPESKVMELERAYLLQNYARYPLVLKRGRGCWLYDMAGRRYLDLISGIGVNSLGHAHPRIVRVIREQAALLVHSSNLYYHEFQGPLAKKICETSGMQRVFFCNSGTEAVEAAIKMARAHGRRVHPEKFELVAFDNSFHGRTMGALSITAQAKYREPFEPLLAGVRFVPPGDLAALEAAITDRTAGIFIEPIQGEGGIYPMSGAFLRRLRELADRHNALLVFDEIQCGIGRPGAWHAYQLHEPPVIPDIVTLAKPMAAGLPLGAVACNEKAASTLGPGLHGTTFGGGALACRVALEFYSIVEELLPQIRRVGEYFFAGLRALQSAFPFIREVRGAGLMIGVELDFPCKHLVNDGIRHGLLFNVTHDTVIRMLPPYIFTEKEADRALVGLRRVLRHAKPPSEA, from the coding sequence ATGAAAAACATGGAAGTCGCCCTGGCGCCCGAAAGCAAGGTGATGGAACTGGAGCGGGCCTATCTGTTGCAGAATTATGCGCGCTATCCCCTGGTGCTGAAGCGCGGTCGGGGATGCTGGCTGTATGACATGGCGGGACGCCGGTATCTGGACCTGATTTCGGGCATTGGCGTCAACTCGCTGGGCCACGCGCATCCGCGCATCGTGCGGGTGATCCGCGAGCAGGCGGCGCTGCTGGTCCATTCCAGCAACCTGTATTACCACGAATTTCAGGGGCCGCTGGCGAAAAAGATCTGCGAAACCAGCGGAATGCAGCGGGTATTTTTCTGTAATTCCGGCACGGAAGCCGTGGAGGCGGCCATCAAGATGGCACGCGCTCACGGGCGCCGCGTCCATCCGGAGAAGTTCGAACTCGTCGCGTTTGACAACAGCTTCCACGGCCGCACGATGGGCGCCCTCTCCATCACCGCCCAGGCGAAGTACCGCGAGCCGTTTGAGCCGCTTCTGGCCGGCGTGCGCTTTGTCCCGCCCGGCGACCTGGCGGCCCTGGAAGCGGCCATCACGGACCGCACCGCCGGAATCTTCATCGAGCCGATCCAGGGCGAGGGCGGCATTTATCCAATGTCGGGCGCCTTTCTGCGGAGACTGCGCGAACTGGCCGACCGGCACAACGCACTGCTCGTATTCGACGAAATTCAGTGCGGCATCGGCCGCCCCGGCGCGTGGCACGCCTACCAGCTCCACGAGCCCCCGGTGATTCCCGACATTGTGACGCTGGCCAAACCGATGGCCGCCGGCCTCCCGCTTGGCGCGGTGGCGTGCAACGAGAAGGCGGCCTCGACGCTCGGGCCCGGCCTGCATGGCACCACTTTCGGCGGCGGCGCGCTGGCCTGCCGGGTGGCACTGGAATTCTACTCGATTGTCGAAGAATTGCTGCCGCAAATTCGCCGCGTTGGCGAGTATTTTTTCGCCGGACTCCGGGCTCTCCAGTCCGCATTTCCGTTCATCCGCGAGGTGCGCGGGGCGGGCCTGATGATCGGAGTCGAGCTCGACTTCCCCTGCAAGCATCTCGTCAACGACGGCATCCGCCACGGCCTGCTGTTCAACGTCACCCATGACACGGTGATCCGCATGCTGCCGCCCTACATTTTCACGGAAAAGGAAGCGGACCGGGCGCTGGTCGGCCTGCGCCGGGTGCTGCGCCACGCGAAGCCGCCCTCAGAGGCCTGA